The following proteins are co-located in the Carassius gibelio isolate Cgi1373 ecotype wild population from Czech Republic chromosome A9, carGib1.2-hapl.c, whole genome shotgun sequence genome:
- the LOC128020233 gene encoding rho GTPase-activating protein 6, which translates to MKDKLQQEFSESCSHGVCVWGVSLSPLAGMSAQGLLNSVFSCSSSGSKTLAKRKLQQTRSLDSALVRSCGTPGDLGDPDGHRSVCWSSSSTAGFTDSRSAPESLSSSSLSASSDASSISSLHFDHRSGKRNASTDLSLNISGSNNIFSPRKWLQRKLPQSDALSHHLCKSEGDFTCKKTAGHHFHMQSVSIQSLSELERVRLQEVALVRLMKDFDLGCQITIPKDGQKRKKSLRRKLDSLSKEKRDKESDPQAFGVPLSQVIVNDRRQKQLQEEQRGPADRVLSLLHLTGRRSTNKELSSSNSSLSSSSETPNEGTTPDTPETPLRSRRRGGVSVDCITDLDDSHSRLLEALQLSTPVESHSEKKKTSDAKLSLNPIYRQVPRVLDSCCQHLQKYGLQTVGIFRVGSSKKRVRQLREAFDRGAEVVLDQRHSVHDVAALLKEFLRDMPDPLLTRELYSAFISCTSLDKADQHMVIQLLVCLLPACNSDTLQCLLHFLSHVANHAEDSRDADGNKVIGNKMTALNLATIFGPNLLHKQKSSEKEFSVESSARMEDSAAIISVVQHMIDTHQSLFMISAELQNELLLSLLDTDSDVVDYLLRRKTPQCEDVKSSSGEISPYDNNSPVLSEWFHPSAPEDHRPSDALDRTNTVNFCLSPSQAGTGETVHDKAHIWRTRQALLSGLHDKLLTGSDGHLYKRASSEVFCYDDSDTKPVHETQVSRTIVPAECKASLHPIASSHWTAFDQSEEASAAPAKPDDRLPAVSMQPRVTSCQHPDWPTEKWQIWQLLSSDSIDTLPETMV; encoded by the exons ATGAAAGACAAGCTTCAGCAAGAGTTCAGCGAGTCGTGTTCACATGGGGTTTGTGTTTGGGGCGTCAGTCTGTCTCCTCTCGCAGGGATGTCCGCTCAAGGGTTACTGAACAGCGTCTTCTCGTGTTCCTCTTCGGGCTCTAAGACCCTCGCGAAGAGGAAACTGCAGCAGACTCGCAGTTTGGACTCTGCGCTGGTCCGGAGCTGCGGGACGCCCGGTGACCTCGGAGACCCCGACGGGCATCGCTCCGTGTGCTGGAGCTCGAGCTCCACAGCTGGATTCACCGACAGCCGAAGCGCTCCGGAGAGTCTCTCCTCCTCAAGTTTATCGGCATCTTCCGACGCGTCGTCGATCTCCAGTCTTCACTTCGACCACAGGAGCGGAAAACGCAACGCGTCCACGGATTTATCGCTCAACATCTCTGGTTCAAACAACATCTTCTCACCGAGGAAGTGGCTTCAGAGAAAGCTGCCTCAGTCGGATGCTCTTTCGCACCATCTCTGTAAATCTGAG GGAGATTTCACCTGTAAGAAAACAGCCGGTCATCATTTCCACATGCAGTCGGTTTCCATTCAGAGTCTGTCGGAGCTGGAGAGAGTCCGGCTGCAGGAGGTCGCTCTGGTCAGACTGATGAAAGACTTCGATTTGGGATGCCAGATCACCATCCCCAAAG ATGGCCAGAAGCGGAAAAAGTCACTCCGGAGGAAGCTGGATTCTTTATCgaaagaaaagagagacaaaG agtCGGATCCGCAGGCGTTCGGCGTGCCGCTCTCGCAGGTGATTGTGAACGACCGGCGTCAAAAGCAGTTGCAGGAGGAGCAGCGGGGTCCAGCGGATCGAGTCCTTTCACTCCTGCACCTGACGGGACGCAGATCCACCAACAAGGAGCTTTCCAGCAGTAACTCGTCCCTCAGCTCGTCCTCTGAGACACCCAACGAGGGCACGACACCCGACACACCCGAGACGCCGCTGCGCTCACGCAGACGG GGCGGCGTGTCTGTGGACTGCATCACTGATCTGGACGACAGTCACTCGCGTCTCCTGGAGGCTCTTCAGCTCTCCACGCCTGTGGAGTCACACAGCGAGAAGAAGAAGACGAGCGACGCCAAGCTCAGCCTGAACCCCATCTACAGACAGGTGCCGCGCGTGCTGGACAGCTGCTGCCAACACCTGCAGAAATATG GTCTGCAGACGGTGGGCATTTTCCGGGTCGGAAGCTCCAAGAAAAGAGTTCGACAG CTGCGTGAAGCGTTCGATCGGGGTGCTGAGGTTGTTCTGGACCAACGGCACAGTGTTCATGACGTGGCGGCGCTGCTCAAAGAGTTTCTGAGAGACATGCCTGATCCTCTATTGACCAGAGAACTGTACTCCGCATTTATCAGCTGCACGT CTCTAGATAAAGCAGATCAGCACATGGTCATACAGTTGCTCGTCTGTCTGCTTCCCGCCTGCAACAGCGACACCCTTCAGTGTTTACTTCACTTCCTGTCACACGTAGCCAATCACGCGGAGGATTCGCGGGACGCTGATGGAAACAAG GTGATTGGTAATAAGATGACGGCACTGAACCTGGCCACCATATTTGGGCCGAACCTCCTGCACAAGCAGAAGAGCTCAGAGAAGGAGTTCAGCGTTGAGAGTTCGGCTCGGATGGAAGACAGCGCCGCCATCATCAGCGTCGTCCAGCACATGATCGACACGCACCAGTCCCTCTTCATG ATCTCGGCGGAGCTGCAGAACGAGCTTCTGCTGAGTTTGTTGGACACGGACAGTGATGTGGTGGATTATCTGCTGAGGAGGAAAACACCACAGTGTGA AGACGTGAAGAGCTCCAGTGGAGAAATCTCTCCGTACGATAACAACTCTCCGGTGCTCTCCGAGTGGTTTCATCCATCAGCACCGGAGGATCACAGGCCCTCAGATGCTCTCGATAGGACCAACACAGTGAACTTCTGCCTCTCACCCTCACAAGCCGGCACCG GGGAAACAGTACATGATAAGGCTCATATCTGGCGAACACGACAGGCTCTTCTGTCAGGACTTCATGACAAACTCCTCACAG GTTCAGATGGACACCTGTATAAACGCGCCTCCTCTGAAGTCTTCTGCTATGATGACAGCGACACGAAACCTGTGCATGAGACGCAAGTGTCCCGTACTATTGTCCCTGCTGAATGTAAAGCGAGCCTGCATCCAATAGCATCGAGCCACTGGACTGCATTTGACCAATCAGAGGAGGCGTCCGCAGCTCCCGCCAAACCAGACGACAGACTTCCTGCCGTGTCCATGCAGCCACGTGTCACTTCCTGTCAGCATCCAGACTGGCCGACAGAGAAGTGGCAAATATGGCAACTCCTGTCATCAGACAGCATCGACACACTTCCAGAGACTATGGTGTGA